One Ranitomeya imitator isolate aRanImi1 chromosome 1, aRanImi1.pri, whole genome shotgun sequence DNA window includes the following coding sequences:
- the LOC138657974 gene encoding olfactory receptor 12D1-like: MDLVNYTNISEFVLLGLTDLAELQVIFFIFFLMFYVTTLIGNLSIMVVSVLDTSLHTPMYYFLWNLSFIDICFSSVAVPRMLRDFLALEKIISFFGCMSQIYFFHLLGSTEVMLLTIMSYDRYVAIGNPLRYSTIMNTRVCRSLSFSTWITAHFHSLLHTVMTAKLPFCGPNIVNHFFCDIKPVLKLACTDTSLNLKLLTRVTGTLATSTLLLTLLSYVFISKFLLKIRTTEGRKRAFSTCSAHLTVVFLLYGTAIFTYVRPSTQDSLDQDRAVAVLFTVVTPALNPIIYTLRNKDMKKAMKRKVVNFLSL; this comes from the coding sequence ATGGACTTGGTGAATTACACTAACATTTCTGAATTTGTCTTGCTTGGCTTGACTGATCTAGCAGAGCTTCAagtgatttttttcatatttttcttgaTGTTTTACGTAACTACCTTGATAGGAAACCTCTCCATCATGGTAGTCTCTGTTTTAGACACCAGCCTCCATACCCCTATGTATTACTTTTTATGGAATCTGTCATTTATAGATATCTGCTTTTCTTCGGTGGCTGTTCCAAGGATGCTAAGAGACTTTTTGGCCTTGGAAAAGATCATCTCTTTCTTCGGCTGCATGTCCcagatttattttttccatttgTTGGGAAGCACTGAAGTGATGCTCCTAACAATAATGTCATATGATCGATATGTTGCCATTGGTAATCCATTGCGTTACTCTACAATCATGAATACTAGAGTTTGTCGAAGCTTGTCATTCAGCACATGGATTACTGCACATTTTCATTCCCTGTTACATACAGTGATGACAGCAAAGTTACCATTTTGTGGACCAAATATAGTAAACCATTTTTTCTGTGATATTAAACCAGTGCTTAAATTGGCCTGTACCGATACTTCTCTCAATCTCAAACTTCTCACAAGAGTTACAGGAACATTGGCTACATCGACTTTACTACTAACTCTCCTCTCATATGTTTTTATCAGCAAATTTCTGCTGAAGATACGGACAACGGAAGGTCGAAAACGTGCCTTCTCTACTTGTAGCGCCCATCTTACTGTTGTATTTTTGCTTTATGGAACAGCTATTTTTACATATGTACGGCCATCAACGCAAGACTCTTTAGATCAAGATCGAGCAGTGGCAGTTCTGTTCACTGTTGTAACTCCAGCCTTAAATCCAATAATATACACGCTAAGGAACAAAGATATGAAGAAAGCCATGAAGAGAAAAGTTGTGAACTTTTTATCTTTGTGA